The Rheinheimera mangrovi genome contains the following window.
GCGCTCAGAACAAAAAGCTAAGCAAGAATTACAGCATAGTCACCAGCAATTGCTGGCGACTCAGGATTTGCTAATGGTGGCATCCCAGCAGCAGGAGCGTACCCGGATAGCCAGGGATTTACATGATGTATTGGGTCACCATTTAACAGCTTTAACTATTAACTTGCAGGTAGCGGGGCATTTAACTGAAGGCGAAGCGAAAGCCAAAGTGGATCAATGCCATCAGATTGCCAAGCTGCTGTTATCTGATGTACGTGAAGCTGTCAGCGCCTTGCGTGAACACCAGCAATTTTCCATTTATCAGGCATTGGATAAGCTTCTGACTGCAGTTCCCGCTGTAAAAGTACAGTGGGATTGTCCGCAGGATGCAGAGCTTGCCGATGTGAAAATAGCACAGCAATTGTTATTGATTGTGCAGGAAGCCTTAACCAATACCTTAAGACATAGTCAGGCCACTGAGTTTTATTTATCTGTGAAACCTGTAGATGGCTTTTTGCAGCTGACTATTGATGACAACGGCAAGGTGGATCCAGGCTGGAAACCAGGCAATGGTTTAACTGGCATGAAAGAGCGGGTTGCATCTTGCGCTGGCACTTTGCAGTGGCAAATCAAAGACAATCACTTTAATTTACAGGTAATTTTACCTTCAGGAATACAGCTATGACCTTGCGGGTGTTGCTGGTTGACGATCAAATGCTGATCCGTCAGGGCATTAAAAGTTTATTGCAGTTGTCTGGTCAGGTTGATGTGGTCGCTGAAGCGCCGGATGGCTCGACTGTGGTGGAGTTGGTGCTATTGCATAAGCCAGACGTGATTTTATTGGATTTATCTATGCCCAAAGTGGATGGCATAGCCACATTGGAGCTATTAAAACAGCAGCAACTAAAAACACCAGTGCTGATTTTAACTACCTTTGAAGAGCATGATCTGGTGTTAAAAAGTATCCAGCTGGGAGCCAAAGGCTATTTACTTAAAGACGTGTCGCTGGACAGTTTAGTCTCTGCCATTCAAACGCTGCAGCAAGGCGGCACCTGTTTTCAAAGCACTATCACAGAGCGTTTATTATCAGGCCTGAGCCCGGTCAGTAATTTCCCTCGTCCCGTTGCTATTGAAGAGTTATCTGACAAAGAGCTGCAAATTCTGCAATTGATGGCGTCGGGTTATGCCAATAAAGAAATAGCCAGTGCGCTGTACAAATCTGAGGGCACTATTAAGAATCAGATCTCCAGTATTTTGGCTAAATTAGGCGTACGTGACCGAACCCGTGCAGTGTTATTGGCTTTGGAACTAGGCTTGATCCACTAGTGTTGCCCGGCACCTATTAAGTTGCAGATAAATATGGATAAGTAGCTGATTTAACTTGCAGTAGTTCCAAATATTGCCGCTATACTGGAATGGTCTATAAAAATCAGAGCCGGAGTGTTTTGCTTCTATGCGTTTAAAGCGCCCTTCATACAAAGGAATGTCCCTGCGGCTTTTTTTTACAGTGCCTGTGTTGTTGCTGTTTGTTTTGACTGCTGGTTTGATTAGCCTGATTTCTTATAGCAATGGTCAGCAGGCCGCTTTGCATTACGGCCAGAAGCTGGCCGATCAAATTAGTCTGCGGGTAAATTCTCATTTGCAGTATTTACTGGCGATCCCAAAAACTGTATTGGATTCAACATTACAATCCATAGACAGTGGCATGCTGGACCTGAAATCTGAGCAGGATTTGGCGCGCTTTATGACACTGCAAATACGTAGCGCCCCTTACTTAACTTATGTTTCTGCAGGTTTTGCTAATGGTCGATACCTGGGAGTGAACCGGGATGTTGGCGATGGCCAATTGACGTTAATCAGTTCACTGAATCAGCAAGACTTAGTCAGGGTGCGCTATACCTTGCAGGAAATAGGTTTACCCGGAGCTGCACTGGAGCAAGGTATTCCATATGATGTTAGAACCCGCAGCTGGTTTAAGCATGCAGTTGAGCAAGGCAAACCAAGCTGGTATCCGATCTATAAATATCAGTCGTATGAGGGGTTAGGTGTTGGTTTGGCTGCTCCTAGCTTTGACAGTAGTGGGCAATTACAGGCGGTAGTGGCAGCGGATATCAGTTTGCGTCATTTAGAGTTGTATTTGCAGGCTCAGTCGGTGGAAGGGCAGGGACTGATTTTTATCACTGACCCTGCAGGTCACTTGATTGCATCTTCCGCCGGAGCAGCGTTGTTATCTGAGTTGGGCTCTGGTACTACTCAACTGCTCGCCAGTCGAAGCGAAAACCCATTGATCCAAAGTGCAGCCGCAGCCCTCCATGGTAAAACTGGTGCCGCAGGCCAGCAACAGCTTGAGCTGGATGGTCTGCATTATGTAGTGAATTTTACTGAATTTAATGACCCACAAGGCTTAAAGCTGCGCATTGCTGTAGTTTTGCCACAGCAGCAACTGATGAGTTTTGTCGACGAAAACTCATTGCAGGCCCTTTGGTTAATACTGTTGGCTGTGATCATTGGCGCTTTGTTGATTTTTGTCTTGAGCCGCAAACTGGTGCAACCTATTGAGGCCTTGCACCGCCGAGCAGATCTGTTAGCCAGTGGTGACAGAACAGATTTCAGTTTGTATCAAACGCCGGTTTTTGAACTGAACGGTTTGATCCAGTCTTTTGCTTTGATGGCAACAAAGCTCAGCGATGCTTTTGTACAGCTGGAACATAAGGTAGAGCAGGGTACTGCTTCTTTGGAGCGTTTGTCGCTGGTGGTCAGCCGAACCAGCAACGGAGTTATAGTGACTGATCCGCAAGGTTCTATTGAGTGGGTTAATCCAGCTTATGAACGCTTATCTGGCCATAAAGCCAGTTACTTAAACGGCCAGGCGATCACTCAGGTTTTAACCAGTCAAAAAGCCGATGCTGCAGTACTGCAACGTATCCATCAGGCCATTGTCATAGGCACAGGTTTTTCTGAAGAGTTATTGTGCTGCGGCGTATCGGGTCAAGCGTGTTGGTTAAGTCTTGAATGTGATGCTGTATTCAGCGAGCAGGGCCAGTTGACGGGGTTTGTCGTGATTTGTCTGGATATCAGTAGCAGGAAGACAGCGGAAACGGCAGAAAAAGACAGTCAGAGTCGCACCGCACGCCAACGTATTACTTTAGCCCAATTGGTGGTTGATGAGGCTGTCGCCAACGGAGATACCCTGGCTTTTGCGACCAGCTTAGTGCGTTTAACTGCCCAGGCTGTCCTGTGTAACCGAGTCAGTGTCTGGATGTTGTCTGAGCTGGGTGATGAAATGTTTTGTCTGGCTTTGCATCAAAGTGAAGGTCAGCAGCAGTTTGGGCAATTGCTGCTGAGGCAGGCAGATTATCCACAGTATTTCGATGTAGTTGCGTCCCGTGGCTGGATTTGTGCCAATGATGCGATTCACGATCCTGCAACCTCGGAATTTGCTGAACTTTATCTAAAACCTTTAGGCATCAGTTCCATGCTTGATGCCGGTATTATCATTGCTGGCAAAGTGGTGGGAGTGCTGTGCCTGGAGCACATAGGGCCCAAACGCCAATGGCATTCTGACGAAGAAGCATTTGCCAGTGCTATAGCTGCCGTGATGGCGCAAACTTTGTCGGTCGCGCAGCGTAAAGATGCGGAACAAATTAGTAAAGAATATGCCCAGCATACTCAGACTATTTTAAATAATGTGGTCGATGGCATTATTACCATTGATGAGAATGGTCGTATTGCCAGTATGAACCCTGCTGCCCAGAGCTTATTCCGCTGTAAAGCTGAGGATTTTTTAGGGCACTATGCGACCAACCTGTTACCGCCAGTACTGCGTCAGCATCAGGACTCCAACCAGGCCTATTTGCCTACTCCTGGGGTGAAGCCAATGTTAGGCTGCAATCGCGAATTGGATGGATTACGTGCAGACGGCAGTATCTTTGCTATGGAAATGGCCTTGTCCGTGATCCGCAGACAGGGACGGCTGATTTACATTTGTACTGTGCGGGATATCAGTGATCGTAAACGTATAGAGCGACTGAAAAATGAATTTGTCTCTACGGTTAGCCATGAGCTGCGCACACCTTTAACTTCGATTACCGGAGCTTTAGGTTTACTGCATGCTGGAGTTATGGGCGATATGCCGGAAAAAGTCAGTAGCCTGATCAGCATTGCCTATAAAAACTGTCAGCGTTTAACTTTATTGATCAACGATTTGCTGGACATTGAAAAAATAGCTGCAGGAAAAATGCAGTTTGATCTGGAAACTGAGTTGGTGTTGCCTTTGATCCAACAGGCGCTGGATGCCAACAAAATGATGGCGCAAGACAGGCATATTCAGCTGCATATTCAAACCTCAGTGACGGATGCCTGTATCAAGGTGGATGCTAAACGTTTTATTCAGGTGTTATCGAATTTTTTAAGTAATGCTATTAAATTCTCGCCAGCCGCAGCAACAGTGGTTGTGCAGCTGAGCCTGAACGAAAAAATGGTAAAAATTGCAGTTGTTGATCAAGGACCCGGCGTACCGGAAAAATTCCGTGATCGTATTTTTCAGCGTTTTTCACAGGCGGATGCTTCAGACACCAGACAAACAGGAGGCACGGGTTTGGGTCTTGCCATCTCAAAAGAGCTGGTGCATGGTATGAATGGGTTAATTGGCTTTGAATCAGTAGAAGGGCAAGGTGCTACCTTTTATTGCTGTTTTGCATTAACACAAAACTGAGCCAGACAGACTCTGGCTACGTATAGCTCCTTTATCTTGGTTGAGGAGCTTTATTATGCGTTCTATTGCTTTGTTTGCGTCTTTGCTACTGTGGGGATGTAGCCATCAGGTGCAGGATTATCAGCAACAAACCCCAGTCTTTCATTTACCTGATTATTTCAGTGGGTCACTACAGGCTTACGGCGTGGTAAAAAACTGGCAAGGTAAACAGAGTGTGAGGTTTGAAGCGCAGCTCTGTGGTCAGTGGCAAGGTAATGAAGGGACTTTGTTTGAGTTGTTTCATTTTAGCGATGGGCGGGTGGAACAACGAATTTGGCAACTGGCGGTGGATAAAGAAGGTAAAGTCACAGGTTCAGCTGCTGATGTGACAGGACAGGCGACCGGCCAGCAGGCTGGTAATACTTTGTATTGGGAATATGTGCTGCAAATCCCGGATGAAGATGATGTGATTGAAGTCAAAGTGGAGGACTGGTTGTATCTGGTGACTCCGCAACAGCTGATGAATCAGTCTACTTTGTATAAGTTTGGTTTGCCTGTGGGGGAAATTATTTTATCTATCCAGCAGCAGGACACAAAGGCCAGTTGCGCAGCGTTAGAGCAACAACTGGCAGCACTAAGAGCGGGTTAGTTAAGCCTGCTCTTGCTCCATACTTTCCAACTCTATTTTAATGGCATTGCAGGAAATCTGAATTTCATACAGAGACACCAGTAAACTCAGCATTAAACTGGCCAGACTGGCGCCAAAGGCGGTCTGACCGGCCAAACTCCACTGCATAAACAGAAAAAACATCGACAAAGTACACAGTACAAAACTAATGACGCCCCAGCGTTGCATCGACCTTATTAAAAACATACGTTGTCGCAGATTTTCGATCTGACGTTTGGCCATGTCCCGCACTTGCCCGCCCTCACGGGTATTCAGTTGACGAATCAGCTGCGCCAAAACCAGAAATCTGTTGGTGTAAGCCAATAACAGCAGAGAAATAGCCGGAAATAACAAAGCAGGGGTGGTCATGGTCATCAACATAAAGTCACCTGTGGTCAGAGTGGAGAAAGATAGACTAAGATTCTGATCATATTCGCATTAGTGCCATGCGGGTAGTACACTGGACAAAAATAACAGTGTTTTCTGTCTGGCTGTGCTTGTGTATGATGCGCAGCCACAACTGCCAGACCAATATGGATAAAGCATGAAACAAAAAGCAAACAACTTCCAGAACATGCGTGAACTGGGATTTTATCAGCAAGCTGCAATAGCAGCGACTTTGCTGGAGCGGATGCTGCCTAATTATCAGCTATTTAGTGAAGTCACAGGTTTTGGTGATGCTAAATTATGCCGCGATATACTGAATATGGTGTGGGAATGGCTGTTTGTTAAAAAGGTTAAAATTAATTTTGAGCGTTTATGCAATGAGTTAGAGCTGGCGACACCAGATCAAAATCAGTTTGATATGTTTGGAGTCTATCCTGCTATTGATACAGCCACAGCTTTGGATTCTATGTTAAATGGCATTTTGTCACAGGATGCGACTGAGTTTGTTAACGTCGCCAAAATTTCGCAGGCCTCAGTTGCCCGCTTAATCGAGTACCAGGCTGAAGATCTTGATATTACTACTGAAGCTGAACTGAAAAAGTGGGTACGTGATCATGAACTGATGGAATATGAAATGGATTGTCTGTCAGAACTGATTGAACTGGTGACACCATTAAATGACGGTTTTCAGCGTGAACAAGTACAAATGCTGAAAGCCTGGGTACGTGAACAAGGATTAAGCAATCTAGGCATGGAGCTTGTTCCTGAAACTCAAAATTTAGACGGCTAAAAGTCTTGCTGTCCGGAGGAATAGTTTCTTTAGAGTCAATGCTTTAACTTTGTTAAAAAGCGTAAAAATTCTTCTTGCATAAAAAGCAGTCACTGCTTAGAATGCGCGCGCTCGAAAGGCAAGTCTCCCGAAAGGGAGTACACGCAAAGCTGCAGATCTAAGGGGAAACCTATGATGGCTG
Protein-coding sequences here:
- a CDS encoding DUF2721 domain-containing protein, with amino-acid sequence MLMTMTTPALLFPAISLLLLAYTNRFLVLAQLIRQLNTREGGQVRDMAKRQIENLRQRMFLIRSMQRWGVISFVLCTLSMFFLFMQWSLAGQTAFGASLASLMLSLLVSLYEIQISCNAIKIELESMEQEQA
- a CDS encoding response regulator transcription factor — its product is MTLRVLLVDDQMLIRQGIKSLLQLSGQVDVVAEAPDGSTVVELVLLHKPDVILLDLSMPKVDGIATLELLKQQQLKTPVLILTTFEEHDLVLKSIQLGAKGYLLKDVSLDSLVSAIQTLQQGGTCFQSTITERLLSGLSPVSNFPRPVAIEELSDKELQILQLMASGYANKEIASALYKSEGTIKNQISSILAKLGVRDRTRAVLLALELGLIH
- a CDS encoding sensor histidine kinase, with the translated sequence MRLKFSIAWDVLAGLLTWFLVFVLSLWLLWSDAELWTLWPWVIPLFLVNGLCFYLTTRSAERHGSMPAFELCCYLLQLMSALALNWLLPFDYLAILSIIWVSVLPYLVAMRTAVIITLALMGFWYGVDSALEQRSLWITGLLFSSFHFFALLMTKQARSEQKAKQELQHSHQQLLATQDLLMVASQQQERTRIARDLHDVLGHHLTALTINLQVAGHLTEGEAKAKVDQCHQIAKLLLSDVREAVSALREHQQFSIYQALDKLLTAVPAVKVQWDCPQDAELADVKIAQQLLLIVQEALTNTLRHSQATEFYLSVKPVDGFLQLTIDDNGKVDPGWKPGNGLTGMKERVASCAGTLQWQIKDNHFNLQVILPSGIQL
- a CDS encoding YjaG family protein, with the translated sequence MKQKANNFQNMRELGFYQQAAIAATLLERMLPNYQLFSEVTGFGDAKLCRDILNMVWEWLFVKKVKINFERLCNELELATPDQNQFDMFGVYPAIDTATALDSMLNGILSQDATEFVNVAKISQASVARLIEYQAEDLDITTEAELKKWVRDHELMEYEMDCLSELIELVTPLNDGFQREQVQMLKAWVREQGLSNLGMELVPETQNLDG
- a CDS encoding DUF3833 domain-containing protein; amino-acid sequence: MRSIALFASLLLWGCSHQVQDYQQQTPVFHLPDYFSGSLQAYGVVKNWQGKQSVRFEAQLCGQWQGNEGTLFELFHFSDGRVEQRIWQLAVDKEGKVTGSAADVTGQATGQQAGNTLYWEYVLQIPDEDDVIEVKVEDWLYLVTPQQLMNQSTLYKFGLPVGEIILSIQQQDTKASCAALEQQLAALRAG
- a CDS encoding PAS domain S-box protein; translation: MRLKRPSYKGMSLRLFFTVPVLLLFVLTAGLISLISYSNGQQAALHYGQKLADQISLRVNSHLQYLLAIPKTVLDSTLQSIDSGMLDLKSEQDLARFMTLQIRSAPYLTYVSAGFANGRYLGVNRDVGDGQLTLISSLNQQDLVRVRYTLQEIGLPGAALEQGIPYDVRTRSWFKHAVEQGKPSWYPIYKYQSYEGLGVGLAAPSFDSSGQLQAVVAADISLRHLELYLQAQSVEGQGLIFITDPAGHLIASSAGAALLSELGSGTTQLLASRSENPLIQSAAAALHGKTGAAGQQQLELDGLHYVVNFTEFNDPQGLKLRIAVVLPQQQLMSFVDENSLQALWLILLAVIIGALLIFVLSRKLVQPIEALHRRADLLASGDRTDFSLYQTPVFELNGLIQSFALMATKLSDAFVQLEHKVEQGTASLERLSLVVSRTSNGVIVTDPQGSIEWVNPAYERLSGHKASYLNGQAITQVLTSQKADAAVLQRIHQAIVIGTGFSEELLCCGVSGQACWLSLECDAVFSEQGQLTGFVVICLDISSRKTAETAEKDSQSRTARQRITLAQLVVDEAVANGDTLAFATSLVRLTAQAVLCNRVSVWMLSELGDEMFCLALHQSEGQQQFGQLLLRQADYPQYFDVVASRGWICANDAIHDPATSEFAELYLKPLGISSMLDAGIIIAGKVVGVLCLEHIGPKRQWHSDEEAFASAIAAVMAQTLSVAQRKDAEQISKEYAQHTQTILNNVVDGIITIDENGRIASMNPAAQSLFRCKAEDFLGHYATNLLPPVLRQHQDSNQAYLPTPGVKPMLGCNRELDGLRADGSIFAMEMALSVIRRQGRLIYICTVRDISDRKRIERLKNEFVSTVSHELRTPLTSITGALGLLHAGVMGDMPEKVSSLISIAYKNCQRLTLLINDLLDIEKIAAGKMQFDLETELVLPLIQQALDANKMMAQDRHIQLHIQTSVTDACIKVDAKRFIQVLSNFLSNAIKFSPAAATVVVQLSLNEKMVKIAVVDQGPGVPEKFRDRIFQRFSQADASDTRQTGGTGLGLAISKELVHGMNGLIGFESVEGQGATFYCCFALTQN